The Gammaproteobacteria bacterium genome contains the following window.
GGCGGTGGATCAAACAACACCGAGGCCCGTCCTTTGCCATCGCCTTTGACGCCATGACACAACACGCAATTAGTCTTGAACACCACTTCACCACGCCCGACCGGATCGGTGACCACTTCCAAATAGGAAACCACATCATTAATTTGTTCTTCCGATAATTCATTACCCCAGTTCGGCATGAATTCGGATCGCCCTACAGCTGGACCACCACCGCGGATGATTTTGTCATAATAATCACTCTGCTGAGACTTGATAGCTAGACTCTCCTGTCCATATAATTTGGTGGCACGCGCCACACCATCGCCACGCTCACCATGACACAATATACAATAGCTACGAAAGACAATGCCTCCGCGAATCATCGGCTTGGATTGAGCCTTGGCGATATCTTCCCGGCTATCCGTGGCCTGCGCGGAAAAGGCGCTGGCCATTACGGCCAACGCCAGCACGCCTTTTAGCAGCATTTTGAAGGGCTGCTGTTTCATCATTATTTAACCTCGACCTTAAGCATCATGGTCGGATGAATGGCACATTCAACCTCAGCCGTACCGGCCTTATCGAAGACTACTGGTTTCGATTGACCTTGAGGATAAGAACCTAAATCGAAAGTCTTCAGATCCGAAAGCGAAAATATATTGTGGAACCACGGATCTTCGTTCTTAAAGTTGATAGTATCACCCACTTTAACCGTAACAGTTTCGACCTTGGCACCATTCATCACAAAGGTTTTATCCTTCTGACCAATGGTAATCTCGCCCGCTGCCGCAGTCGTAGCGACCACCATCGTCGCCATTGTAACCAGATAACTAATACGCAACATGATTTATCTCCTTTTAACCAATCATTTAACTGGCAGCTGCGGGTAGGTGATCGCCAGCGGTGCTCCGGTCAGTGATTTCAGGAACTCCACCAGATCCTTTTTCTCTTGCTTCGACAGATTCAGCTTCTTCATGTTCGGATCAAGATTATCGAACGTTGGTGTACCACCACTGTTGTAGTGATCAACCACTTCTTCCAGCGACTTGTACTGTCCGTTATGCATATACGGCGCGGTCAGCGCCACATCACGCAAGGTTGGAGTCTTGAAGGAGCCCTTCATAACCTTGATAGCCTTGATTTTGAAACGACCTTCATCGGTGTTATCCGGCAGACCGATATTATGGAACCCGCTGTCGGAGAAGTTGTAACCGCTGTGACAAGCAGCACAATTTGCTTTGCCTTTAAAAATTTCAAAACCACGCAAAGCAGCCTCAGCCATGGTGTTTTGACCCTTCAGCCACAAATCAAATGGTGAATCGGTGGACACTACGCTCCGCTCAAACGCTGCAATCGCTTTGGCAATGGTATCGTTGTTGATACCTTTGCCTGGATAGGCCACTTCAAACATCTGCTTGTACTTGGGGATAGCACTCAAATCTCTGATAACATTTCCCATGTTGCCAGCCATTTCCGGCTCGGCCTGAATCGGACCCAATGCCTGCTGTTCCAGTGTCGCGGCACGACCATCCCAAAACTGGAATTTCTGATAAGCGCCATTGAGGATCGTTGGCGTAGAACGGCCCAACACTTTCATGCCGTGACCGATGGCGGTTGGCAAACCATCCGACCAGCCCAATACTGGATTGTGACAAGTGGCGCAACTAATCCAGCCCGAACCTGACAGGCGCGGATCGAAGAACAAGGCCTTACCCAGTTCCACACGCTCTGAGGTTGAAAGATTATCCGCCGGTTGTGGCACTTCCATCGGACGAAGAAAAGTCTTCACATCATCCTCACTCGGGCCTGACGCCGCTTGTGTGACACCTCCCACCATTCCAAGCACAACGCCAAACAACACAGCGGCGACGCCGGTTGTTAGCGAACGATGACTAAACACAGATTTATACATGAGAGCCTCCTATTTGCCTCGCAAGAGAAAACTAAAAACTACGACTATTGATAACGACTACAATATTTATAACTTGAACTTATCCACCACATGATTTAACCCCATGGCCGCACCGTTGAGCGAAGACGACAAGCCATGCAACATCTCGGTCTGGCGGCTGGTCTCTGCACTGAGTTCAAAAAGATCATTAACTGCCTGATTGATGCCCTCCACCGCCTTTTCCTGCTCCACCATCATCTGTACTACTTCCTGCATTGCTTCACGCAAATACACGGCCTGATCACGACCCTGGCTGGTATTGGCTGCAACTTCTCCCAGGCGCGCAATATTGGTGCGCGATTCCGTGACTGATTTTTCAAGCATGCCTACTGCTTCAGCAACACTGCCGGAAATCGTTTCCACCAGGCCTGAAATCTCCGTCGTCGCGGCCTCGGTCCTGGTCGCCAATTGACGCACTTCATCGGCCACCACGGCGAAACCACGCCCCTGTTCACCAGCACGGGCCGCTTCGATTGCTGCATTCAAGGCCAACAAATTGGTTTGTGAAGAAATATCGCGAATAGTCTTGGTGATATGAGTGATTGTTTCCGCCGTCTTGGCCAGTTCGCGCGTGACATTGGCAGTGGCTTCCATTTGCTGTTGGAAACGCTCGAATGCCTGGGTGGTTTCATTGATCTTGTGGGCAGTACTTTCCGCACTATCGGCCGTTTGCTGAGCGCGGTTGGCCGCCTCTTCCAGCTGCTCTACTGCACCGCCCGTGGTTGTGGTAACCGTATCCGAGGAATCTTTTATCCCTTCAACGCTAGCATGCAAACGCGTCGAAACATCGTGAATCATGTCTGCCGCCGTCGCGATGTGTTCTGCCTCAGCAGTCAGGGTACCGGCATCAGAATGAATCTTGGAGACAATGGCATGCAGGTCGGTCACCGTGCTATTCATCGCCTTGACCATTTTACCTACTTCATCCTTACCTGGCTCATCAAGTGTGATACGCAAATCACCTGTCGCCAACGACTGCATGGCCTGTTCAAGCTTGGTCATCGGTTTCACTGAATAGTGAGACGCCAGCAACCCGAGAAAAACACTAATGCCGATCCCGCCCATCACAGACAATGCCAACAGTAGAATGGTCTTTTGGCCTTTATTCTCAATATCCTTCAACGCCTCCTGCATCATCATGCGTTGTTCGGAAATGATCTGATCAGACAGCTCATCAACACGATGAAAATCAGCCTCCATCGCCTTGATCTGGGCCAATGCCTCGACATCCTGGTTGGCACGCGCCAGTTTGATGATTTCCATGCGTTTGGATTTGAGCAGCGGCACCAGACGCGCCAGATCGGCAACTGTTTTGTCGTCGGGCAAGGCGGCTTGCAGGTTTTGAATCTTTTCATCCAATTGAGCTGCCGCCTTGATGGCATCCACCGCCGCCTTGCGCGTGTCGGCAGGATCGACAAAGGCAATAACCGCGGCCTGGGCATAACTCATTTTCAG
Protein-coding sequences here:
- a CDS encoding c-type cytochrome produces the protein MMKQQPFKMLLKGVLALAVMASAFSAQATDSREDIAKAQSKPMIRGGIVFRSYCILCHGERGDGVARATKLYGQESLAIKSQQSDYYDKIIRGGGPAVGRSEFMPNWGNELSEEQINDVVSYLEVVTDPVGRGEVVFKTNCVLCHGVKGDGKGRASVLFDPPPANLTKSDKNDDYKRMIITMGGKAMGRSEVMPIWGQQISPQQIDDVVAYLRTILIKE
- a CDS encoding methylamine utilization protein is translated as MLRISYLVTMATMVVATTAAAGEITIGQKDKTFVMNGAKVETVTVKVGDTINFKNEDPWFHNIFSLSDLKTFDLGSYPQGQSKPVVFDKAGTAEVECAIHPTMMLKVEVK
- a CDS encoding c-type cytochrome; its protein translation is MVGGVTQAASGPSEDDVKTFLRPMEVPQPADNLSTSERVELGKALFFDPRLSGSGWISCATCHNPVLGWSDGLPTAIGHGMKVLGRSTPTILNGAYQKFQFWDGRAATLEQQALGPIQAEPEMAGNMGNVIRDLSAIPKYKQMFEVAYPGKGINNDTIAKAIAAFERSVVSTDSPFDLWLKGQNTMAEAALRGFEIFKGKANCAACHSGYNFSDSGFHNIGLPDNTDEGRFKIKAIKVMKGSFKTPTLRDVALTAPYMHNGQYKSLEEVVDHYNSGGTPTFDNLDPNMKKLNLSKQEKKDLVEFLKSLTGAPLAITYPQLPVK
- a CDS encoding methyl-accepting chemotaxis protein yields the protein MTNNIERFLGNITWRTKILGLSSIFAIGSLVVGGIGAYAIQKLNDDVQQLNAESASRMNTVADAQFALLKMSYAQAAVIAFVDPADTRKAAVDAIKAAAQLDEKIQNLQAALPDDKTVADLARLVPLLKSKRMEIIKLARANQDVEALAQIKAMEADFHRVDELSDQIISEQRMMMQEALKDIENKGQKTILLLALSVMGGIGISVFLGLLASHYSVKPMTKLEQAMQSLATGDLRITLDEPGKDEVGKMVKAMNSTVTDLHAIVSKIHSDAGTLTAEAEHIATAADMIHDVSTRLHASVEGIKDSSDTVTTTTGGAVEQLEEAANRAQQTADSAESTAHKINETTQAFERFQQQMEATANVTRELAKTAETITHITKTIRDISSQTNLLALNAAIEAARAGEQGRGFAVVADEVRQLATRTEAATTEISGLVETISGSVAEAVGMLEKSVTESRTNIARLGEVAANTSQGRDQAVYLREAMQEVVQMMVEQEKAVEGINQAVNDLFELSAETSRQTEMLHGLSSSLNGAAMGLNHVVDKFKL